A single window of Aspergillus flavus chromosome 4, complete sequence DNA harbors:
- a CDS encoding vacuole effluxer Atg22 like-domain-containing protein, which translates to MAAVGLVALATYQPELVHHARAKYSEAINRVNNALASPVESVKDSTLMSVISLGVFEHVSNFESWVRHVKGAAALVVARGKSQFARRPAILMFNQVRADMSAACIQSIQPFPDDMLELQAEATKYTDPSDAFWLLGVLATHHSPLSHILMTVAPPSPNSPAAELQQRPPRYPGEDTTPTSKREIWGWYAYGIAAEVFAVCGVGSFLPLTLEQLAREQGTFKSSHLPCVGPGSPSTSVNGTAPAMLRRDEAENDQCVVGLLGLNINTASFAMYTFSLAVLVQALTLISFSALADYENNRKTLLLAFGFIGSATSMLFVFIAPPIFVLGALLVVIGVTCLGSSFVVLNSFLPVLVANDPSIEKASKPAEELHPMSPDGEYIHPRDSFSASDAESGPHPAAEAGSGTSSGPASPELQLSTRISSKGVGLGYCAAVLVQILSISLLFTLSKTSISKVSGTLPLRFVLLLVGIWWFSFTMVTRKWLRARPGPPLNTANTGGQVKRWRVWLRLVGFAWKSLWKTVKIAVQLREVLVFLAAWFLLSDAMATVSGTAILFARTELKMSTTLVGLLSITATLSGMAGAFLWPVVSRRFGLKSNHTIMLCIALFEIIPLYGMLAYIPVFKKWGVIGLQQPWEIFPLAIVHGVVSGGLSSYCRSFFGLLIPPGSEAAFYALYAATDKGSSVIGPAIVGMLIDATGQVRSGFFFIAPLILMPIPLVWMVNAEKGRREGVAMAQRLEKGHETEMSEQTEEAEGLLARGI; encoded by the exons ATGGCGGCCGTGGGCCTCGTGGCTTTGGCAACTTACCAGCCCGAGCTTGTCCATCACGCGCGGGCCAAGTATTCCGAGGCGATCAACCGTGTGAATAATGCTTTGGCATCCCCAGTTGAGTCAGTTAAGGACAGCACTTTAATGTCGGTGATCTCGCTTGGGGTTTTCGAGCATGTCTCAAATTTTGAGTCGTGGGTTCGACATGTCAAAGGAGCTGCAGCATTGGTGGTTGCCCGAGGTAAATCTCAATTTGCCCGTAGGCCTGCCATCCTGATGTTCAATCAGGTGCGCGCAGATATGTCGGCTGCCTGTATTCAAAGCATACAGCCATTTCCGGATGACATGCTTGAGTTGCAGGCAGAGGCAACCAAGTACACAGACCCTTCTGATGCATTCTGGTTACTCGGCGTGCTTGCCACACA CCACTCCCCACTCTCCCATATCCTTATGACCGTCGCCCCTCCATCGCCGAACTCCCCCGCGGCGGAGCTCCAGCAGCGTCCTCCGCGGTACCCCGGCGAGGATACAACCCCGACCAGCAAGCGCGAGATCTGGGGATGGTATGCGTATGGAATCGCAGCGGAGGTATTCGCTGTATGTGGCGTAG GTTCTTTCCTGCCACTCACATTGGAACAACTAGCACGCGAACAAGGAACCTTCAAATCTAGCCACCTGCCCTGCGTTGGTCCCGGTTCACCGTCTACATCTGTGAATGGCACGGCCCCTGCTATGCTCCGTCGTGATGAAGCCGAAAACGATCAATGTGTCGTAGGACTATTGGGCTTGAACATCAACACCGCCAGTTTCGCTATGTAcaccttctccttggcagTGCTAGTCCAGGCATtgaccttgatatccttcagTGCCTTAGCGGACTACG AGAATAACCGTAAAACCCTCCTTCTGGCATTCGGGTTCATTGGGTCCGCCACGAGTATGTTGTTTGTCTTCATTGCGCCACCGATCTTCGTCCTTGGGGCCCTCCTGGTTGTCATTGGAGTTACCTGTTTAGGTTCATCCTTTGTGGTGCTCAATTCTTTCTTGCCCGTTCTGGTTGCAAACGATCCGTCCATCGAAAAAGCTTCCAAGCCCGCTGAGGAGTTACACCCCATGAGTCCCGATGGAGAATACATTCACCCCAGAGACTCTTTCTCAGCGAGCGATGCAGAATCAGGGCCTCacccagcagcagaagccgGTTCTGGCACATCATCAGGCCCCGCTTCACCGGAGCTACAGCTATCCACTCGAATTTCATCTAAAGGAGTCGGGCTTGGGTACTGTGCTGCCGTTCTCGTGCAAATCCTAAGTATTTCGCTTCTGTTTACGCTTTCCAAGACGTCGATTTCGAAGGTTTCCGGGACGCTTCCGCTCCGATTCGTGCTGTTGTTGGTCGGCATCTGGTGGTTCTCCTTTACAATGGTCACTCGAAAGTGGCTGCGCGCTCGGCCAGGACCACCGCTGAATACCGCTAATACCGGGGGGCAGGTGAAACGGTGGCGTGTGTGGTTGCGACTCGTCGGATTTGCCTGGAAATCTTTGTGGAAGACGGTTAAGATTGCGGTGCAGCTGCGGGAAGTTTTGGTGTTCCTAGCCGCGTGGTTTCTCCTATCCGACGCTATGGCCACGGTATCCGGAACGGCGATTCTCTTTGCGCGCACGGAGCTCAAAATGAGCACTACACTCGTCGGCTTGTTGTCCATCACCGCAACTTTGTCCGGCATGGCTGGTGCCTTCTTGTGGCCTGTGGTCTCGCGACGGTTTGGGCTGAAGTCGAACCATACAATCATGCTATGCATTGCTCTATTTGAGATTATCCCTTTGTACGGCATGCTGGCATATATTCCTGTCTTCAAGAAGTGGGGTGTGATCGGTCTGCAGCAGCCGTGGGAAATCTTCCCACTCGCCATTGTCCACGGGGTGGTATCGGGTGGCCTGTCTTCCTACTGCAGGTCCTTCTTCGGATTGCTCATTCCTCCTGGCAGCGAAGCCGCGTTCTACGCGCTATACGCTGCAACAGACAAGGGCAGTTCGGTCATTGGACCAGCTATCGTGGGAATGCTCATCGACGCGACCGGACAGGTACGGtcgggcttcttcttcatcgcgCCCTTGATCTTGATGCCAATCCCGCTCGTTTGGATGGTCAATGCCGAAAAGGGCCGACGAGAGGGAGTGGCCATGGCGCAGCGTCTGGAGAAGGGCCACGAGACGGAGATGAGCGAGCAGAccgaagaagctgaaggaCTCCTGGCGAGGGGTATATAA
- a CDS encoding major facilitator superfamily domain-containing protein, translated as MSSDPVEAPSLRRVSTSYDNNFDDSFLGRVRSFFHRDRHVGVVSHNDIRDQEIELHTWNGKNDPDNPFNWSTSYKWTLTITVCIISILTGIPAGSYGAGNNYMAERFHVQNEPFPNLAWATTSWNMGAAFWPLIFVPLTESSGRMPGYFVAYTILVISLFPSAFAQNFATLVVTRFFGGGASSVAINIVGGSISDVWYGDKARSLPMSLFGLTSVIGIALGPFVGSAIQAIHKNDPWRWIFYIQIIYNAGLIPVFWFLLYETRADVILKRRAKKLRRETGRPIYAEAELDHTSVWKLLQVSFERPTRMLLTEPVVAFFTLWISFAWGILFLFFSSVVQTFSTNYGMNTLQTGLIQLAISVGALIGTLVNPLQDMIYLRSASRNKEKPGVPIPEARLYTSIPGSLLFAGGLFWYGWSSFPHVHWIVPTCGIAATGLGIYSIYMAVVNYLTDAYEKYAASALSAASLGRNSFGAFLPLASYQLFENLGYGWAGSLLGFVGVALSVVPVVLVLKGPEIRRRSPFMRESTFAGAEEKEELEKNETAGGRTFVDGPVEVGDTASGR; from the exons GGCGTCGTCAGCCATAATGATATCCGCGACCAAGAGATTGAGCTTCACACGTGGAACGGGAAAAATGATCCAGATAACCC GTTCAACTGGAGCACATCCTACAAATGGACCTTGACCATCACCGTTTGCATTAT ATCAATTCTCACGGGTATTCCTGCTGGATCCTATGGCGCAGGGAACAATTACATGGCCGAGCGCTTCCATGTGCAGAATGAGCCATTCCCAAACCTCGCCTGGGCCACAACCTCATGGAATATGGGCGCCGCCTTCTGGCCATTGATATTCGTCCCCTTGACGGAATCATCTGGTCGCATGCCAGGATACTTCGTGGCATACACCATTCTCGTCATCTCGCTGTTCCCATCCGCCTTTGCCCAGAACTTCGCGACCCTCGTCGTGACCCGATTCTTCGGCGGAGGCGCTTCGTCCGTAGCGATCAACATCGTAGGCGGCAGCATCAGCGACGTCTGGTACGGCGACAAAGCCCGAAGCCTACCTATGTCCCTGTTCGGACTGACAAGCGTCATTGGTATCGCACTGGGACCATTCGTGGGGTCCGCGATCCAAGCGATCCATAAAAATGACCCATGGCGATG GATCTTCTACATCCAAATAATCTACAACGCCGGCCTAATCCCCGTCTTCTGGTTCCTCCTATACGAAACCCGAGCCGACGTAATCCTCAAACGACGCGCAAAGAAACTCCGCCGCGAAACAGGGCGTCCCATCTACGCTGAAGCAGAACTCGACCACACCAGCGTCTGGAAACTACTCCAAGTATCCTTCGAACGACCCACGCGCATGCTCCTCACCGAACCCGTAGTAGCCTTCTTCACACTCTGGATCAGCTTCGCCTGGGgtatcctcttcctcttcttcagcagtGTCGTGCAAACCTTCTCCACAAACTACGGCATGAACACCCTCCAAACCGGCCTAATCCAACTCGCCATCTCCGTCGGCGCCCTAATCGGCACCCTAGTCAACCCCCTCCAGGACATGATCTACCTCCGCTCTGCATCCcgcaacaaagaaaagcccgGCGTCCCCATCCCCGAAGCAAGACTCTACACCTCCATCCCGGGCAGTCTGCTATTCGCCGGCGGATTATTCTGGTACGGCTGGAGCAGCTTCCCGCATGTGCATTGGATAGTCCCGACATGCGGTATTGCAGCCACTGGACTGGGCATTTATTCCATCTATATGGCTGTTGTGAATTATCTGACGGATGCGTATGAGAAGTATGCTGCTTCGGCGTTGAGTGCGGCGAGTCTGGGGAGGAATTCCTTCGGGGCGTTTTTGCCGTTGGCTAGTTATCAGCTTTTTGAGAATTTGGGGTATGGCTGGGCGGGGAGTTTGTTGGGGTTTGTTGGGGTTGCGTTGAGTGTTGTTCCGGTTGTTTTGGTGTTGAAGGGGCCGGAGATTAGGAGGCGGAGTCCGTTTATGAGGGAGTCGACTTTTGCTGGGGctgaggaaaaggaggagctggagaagaatgagacTGCTGGGGGGAGGACCTTTGTGGATGGGCCGGTTGAGGTTGGGGATACTGCTAGTGGTAGATAA